In Rahnella aquatilis CIP 78.65 = ATCC 33071, the following are encoded in one genomic region:
- a CDS encoding SDR family NAD(P)-dependent oxidoreductase, with translation MNIDLTGRKAVVTGSTAGIGRAIAEGLARAGAAVVINGRGKERVDAVLRELRELYPKGEFTGVSADLATPEGAAELFARVPDADILVNNVGTGRMKPFFEIGDSEWTDLFELNVMSGIRASRHYVPNMMKRGWGRVVFISSESALAIPVDLIDYAMTKTAQLAISRGLAEVVGGTGVTVNAVLPGPTNSEIMGGWMKAAAEAQGITQEEAEQQFLNTTRPTTLIKRFATTEEVANLVIYVCSEQASATTGTSLRVDGGVVRTIA, from the coding sequence ATGAATATCGATCTTACTGGCCGTAAAGCGGTCGTTACCGGGTCCACGGCAGGTATTGGCCGAGCCATTGCAGAAGGGCTGGCGCGTGCGGGCGCTGCCGTCGTCATCAACGGTCGCGGCAAGGAGCGGGTCGATGCAGTGCTTCGCGAGTTGCGCGAGCTTTACCCAAAAGGTGAGTTCACCGGCGTCTCCGCCGATCTTGCGACGCCGGAGGGTGCGGCGGAGTTGTTTGCGCGGGTGCCGGATGCTGACATTCTCGTCAACAATGTCGGCACGGGACGCATGAAGCCCTTCTTCGAAATCGGCGACAGCGAGTGGACCGATCTCTTTGAGTTGAACGTCATGAGTGGTATTCGCGCCTCCCGCCACTATGTGCCGAACATGATGAAGCGCGGCTGGGGCCGTGTCGTCTTCATCAGTAGCGAGTCCGCGCTCGCTATCCCCGTGGACTTGATCGACTACGCGATGACCAAAACCGCTCAGCTCGCCATTTCGAGGGGCCTGGCCGAGGTGGTCGGCGGAACGGGCGTCACAGTCAATGCTGTCCTCCCTGGTCCGACCAATTCGGAGATAATGGGTGGCTGGATGAAAGCGGCTGCGGAGGCGCAGGGCATCACGCAAGAGGAAGCCGAGCAGCAGTTTCTCAACACGACGCGTCCGACAACACTCATCAAGCGCTTCGCGACAACCGAAGAAGTCGCAAACCTGGTCATCTATG